In Chitinispirillales bacterium ANBcel5, one genomic interval encodes:
- a CDS encoding DEAD/DEAH box helicase translates to MSFAQFGLNKSVLQGVYGAGQGTPTEIQHKVIPLILRGRDVSGCAPTGTGKTAAFILPILTQLLASTNRPTFRPRVLVLAPTRELAQQLEACFRVYGSYTSLRFLSIVGGVGFNNQVRDLKNGADVLIATAGRLQDHIKRRSVDLSTIQTFVIDEADRMYDMGFIHDTTRIASVLPHRRQTLLFSATLPQEVRKIAATLQRNPVYIQVGKTKAPKESIRQYFYSVTQADKTTLLFNIINTEDIESMLVFLRKRTAAERLKSHLERKGIAAEVLHGERSQNQREQALSGFRRGVVTVLIATDVASRGLDISGVSHVINFDTPTGSDDYIHRIGRTGRAEKKGVAYTFVSAEEENLFKAIISDTGTESDLITCENRLQL, encoded by the coding sequence ATGAGTTTTGCACAGTTTGGTCTTAATAAATCTGTTTTGCAGGGGGTATACGGTGCAGGACAGGGTACTCCAACAGAGATTCAACATAAGGTGATACCGCTTATTCTAAGGGGCCGTGATGTTTCCGGGTGTGCACCCACCGGAACAGGCAAAACTGCAGCATTCATTCTTCCCATTCTCACTCAGCTTCTCGCTTCGACCAATCGGCCTACTTTTCGGCCAAGGGTGTTGGTACTCGCTCCTACACGGGAACTTGCTCAGCAGCTTGAAGCGTGTTTTAGAGTCTACGGATCCTATACCTCGCTGCGGTTCCTTTCAATTGTTGGTGGTGTTGGTTTCAACAACCAGGTCAGAGACCTTAAAAACGGTGCTGATGTACTCATTGCCACTGCAGGAAGACTTCAGGATCATATAAAGCGAAGAAGTGTGGACCTTAGTACTATCCAGACATTTGTTATCGATGAAGCTGACCGGATGTATGATATGGGTTTTATTCATGATACCACCCGGATTGCATCAGTTCTTCCTCATCGGCGCCAAACGCTGCTCTTTTCTGCAACACTGCCTCAAGAGGTACGGAAAATAGCAGCAACACTGCAGCGTAACCCTGTTTATATTCAGGTTGGAAAGACCAAAGCTCCAAAGGAGAGCATCAGGCAGTATTTTTATTCCGTCACCCAGGCTGATAAAACAACGCTGCTTTTTAATATTATAAACACCGAAGATATAGAAAGCATGCTGGTTTTTTTAAGGAAAAGAACTGCAGCCGAGAGGCTTAAAAGCCATCTTGAACGCAAAGGGATTGCAGCAGAAGTATTGCATGGAGAGCGTTCTCAAAACCAGAGGGAACAAGCACTCAGTGGTTTTAGAAGAGGTGTGGTTACGGTTCTTATCGCTACAGATGTCGCATCAAGGGGGCTTGACATTTCAGGCGTTTCCCATGTAATTAATTTCGACACACCTACTGGCAGCGATGATTATATTCACCGTATCGGCAGAACAGGAAGAGCAGAGAAAAAAGGTGTTGCCTATACATTTGTATCCGCTGAAGAGGAAAATCTCTTTAAAGCAATCATCTCAGATACGGGAACCGAATCTGATCTTATTACCTGTGAGAATCGCCTTCAATTATAA
- a CDS encoding serine/threonine protein kinase, with protein sequence MFENLLPETVLTVVEQNYDYKLTSLIRPLPSYINRVYELLATDNTKLVVKFYRPGRWSKEALINEHQFILDCAEEEIPVVAPLNLNNGGTLGKHGSVFFALFPKRSGRQLEITEESMWGRLGSLIARMHIAGEKRKGESRITIGPRQSATDDIEHLRSVIIPQRFKTQYYDTAMRIVELSAPLFENTEVTRIHGDCHRGNILDRLDEGFLLIDFDDMAMGPPVQDIWLLLPDRAEHCEYELQRFLNGYERFRSFDRATVKCIEPLRAMRMIYFLSWCSRQVDDFQFRKNFPDWGNDSFWQKEINDLREQMGFVLDSV encoded by the coding sequence ATGTTTGAGAACCTTTTACCCGAAACAGTACTAACTGTTGTAGAGCAAAATTACGATTATAAACTAACTTCCCTCATAAGACCACTTCCAAGTTATATTAACCGTGTTTATGAACTGCTGGCTACAGATAATACCAAACTTGTAGTGAAATTCTACCGTCCTGGCCGATGGAGCAAAGAAGCACTTATAAACGAACATCAATTTATTCTCGACTGTGCAGAGGAGGAGATTCCTGTGGTGGCCCCTTTAAACCTTAATAATGGTGGAACACTTGGTAAGCATGGGAGTGTGTTTTTTGCGTTGTTTCCCAAACGTTCGGGGCGCCAGCTTGAGATTACTGAAGAGAGTATGTGGGGTAGGCTTGGTTCCCTGATCGCACGAATGCATATAGCAGGTGAAAAGCGCAAAGGTGAGTCCAGGATTACTATCGGCCCGCGGCAATCAGCCACTGACGACATAGAGCATCTCCGTTCCGTAATTATTCCTCAGCGATTTAAAACCCAGTATTATGACACAGCCATGCGGATAGTTGAGCTCAGTGCCCCACTCTTTGAGAACACAGAGGTGACAAGAATTCATGGTGACTGTCATAGGGGTAATATTCTTGACAGGCTTGATGAGGGATTTTTGTTGATTGATTTTGATGATATGGCGATGGGCCCTCCGGTACAGGACATATGGCTTCTACTGCCCGACCGTGCAGAACATTGCGAGTATGAATTGCAACGTTTCCTAAACGGCTATGAGCGTTTTCGGTCGTTTGATCGTGCAACAGTAAAATGTATAGAACCGCTTCGTGCCATGCGCATGATCTACTTTCTCTCCTGGTGCAGCCGTCAGGTGGATGATTTTCAGTTTCGCAAAAATTTCCCCGACTGGGGTAACGATTCCTTTTGGCAGAAGGAGATTAATGACTTACGAGAGCAGATGGGTTTTGTGCTGGATAGTGTGTGA
- a CDS encoding PAAR domain-containing protein — MMAARVTDMTAHAGTITGPGCPTVLIGKMPAARMGDMHMCPMVTPGVPPVPHVGGPIVGGCPTVLIGKLPAARQGDMCVCVGPPSSIVLGCPTVLIGSGGGGGGGGGGASAASADTAKALKEGKIKPVEGTETFPVEIQAALSEMNKYCAPEEVQQKVKEIGEALAAAGEQQKKEPLTIKDIVEVLKEVEKEEGYEAARHFASHLDYGKLTDIAKAFVSGKNSDPDNDPNRMPTRFMLLYGMDDSQIKEIDDHPDCFDGEEHKINVKNLRRGLKFLGYDVKNDGPFDDEVWIGFVQHLASLPVQKKFEETHIVEMGEDLGSIATDYGITSWKYLYEVNKGAIGDNPDLLKPGTELTIPQWDDTQGDEKIQAKGGGLNVYVNGLQYLYVWVPLSISFFDSDAAKGYCRDSENDNENESQIMHVELYDLRQDKIILEKEIEGYDKLATLIPEIADAEIRVDGRKVVRKGRV, encoded by the coding sequence ATGATGGCCGCACGTGTAACTGATATGACCGCCCACGCGGGGACTATTACCGGGCCAGGTTGCCCTACTGTACTTATCGGAAAAATGCCGGCAGCTCGCATGGGTGATATGCATATGTGCCCCATGGTCACTCCGGGTGTGCCTCCTGTTCCCCACGTCGGGGGACCTATCGTTGGGGGATGCCCCACAGTCCTCATCGGCAAGCTACCGGCGGCTAGACAAGGGGATATGTGTGTATGTGTGGGACCACCATCATCGATCGTTTTAGGGTGCCCAACAGTGCTTATCGGTTCCGGTGGTGGAGGCGGCGGTGGTGGAGGCGGCGCATCCGCAGCTTCTGCCGACACTGCAAAAGCTCTTAAAGAGGGCAAAATAAAGCCGGTTGAGGGGACAGAAACGTTCCCTGTTGAGATTCAGGCAGCACTTTCTGAGATGAATAAGTACTGCGCCCCCGAAGAGGTGCAGCAGAAAGTTAAAGAGATTGGTGAAGCTCTGGCTGCTGCAGGGGAGCAGCAAAAAAAGGAGCCGCTCACTATAAAAGACATTGTTGAGGTTTTAAAAGAGGTTGAAAAAGAAGAGGGATACGAAGCAGCCCGCCACTTTGCCTCCCATCTCGATTACGGCAAGCTCACCGATATTGCAAAAGCGTTTGTTTCGGGGAAAAACAGTGATCCTGACAACGACCCTAACCGCATGCCTACCCGCTTTATGCTGCTTTATGGCATGGATGATTCCCAGATAAAGGAGATCGATGATCATCCCGACTGCTTTGATGGCGAAGAGCATAAGATAAATGTGAAAAATCTGAGAAGGGGACTCAAGTTTCTAGGGTATGATGTAAAAAATGATGGGCCTTTTGATGATGAGGTATGGATCGGGTTTGTGCAGCATCTGGCATCTCTTCCGGTTCAGAAGAAGTTTGAAGAGACCCATATTGTCGAAATGGGTGAAGATCTGGGATCGATAGCAACAGATTATGGAATAACTTCCTGGAAATATCTATATGAGGTGAATAAAGGGGCAATCGGCGACAACCCTGACCTTTTAAAACCGGGCACAGAGCTTACGATTCCTCAGTGGGATGACACGCAGGGGGATGAAAAGATACAGGCTAAGGGAGGGGGTTTAAATGTGTATGTGAACGGATTACAGTATTTGTATGTATGGGTACCACTCAGTATCAGCTTCTTTGATTCAGATGCGGCAAAAGGGTATTGCCGGGATTCGGAGAACGACAACGAGAATGAATCTCAGATCATGCATGTTGAGCTATATGATCTGCGTCAAGATAAAATCATACTGGAAAAAGAGATAGAGGGTTATGATAAACTGGCTACCCTGATCCCTGAAATTGCAGATGCAGAGATTCGTGTTGATGGCCGCAAGGTTGTTCGGAAAGGCAGAGTATGA
- a CDS encoding methyl-accepting chemotaxis protein, which translates to MFKFNDMSIGKKLVAGNCFLMFVLALGVGLLSIRQTTRALQGQVEELIPRMAGDNALIIRNVLDKYLLTMEVMASNPDIRSMNWSRQREVLEEQTVMGDFMGMGIIFPDGTARYPDGTTAQLGDRDYFKKAMDGEINFSNVIISRVTNSAVMMAAAPVRDMNQDIAAVLIARLDAGWLSETTDNLGYGENGYAYIIDGSGALIAHEDRDFVMEQRNFLEEGKANREYENLSAMFQRMVRGETGFDEYPFLGSDRFFGYAPIPGTGWSIAIGAHRADVFHQLSVARNMIITLVIILMAVGFVAVFAMARTIVRPIQQTTLMLKDISEGEGDLTKRLDVDSKDEIGEMALFFNRFVEKLQSIISTVTNNADTVASSATELSTVSTQIASNAEEMSTQVSSVASSTEQATTNINSISSAAEEMSASANSVATSIEEMSASLNEVSSSCEKELKIAAEANTHAKNSKEVMDKLGVAAKSIGKVVEVINDIADQTNLLALNATIEAASAGDAGKGFAVVANEVKELAKQTASATKEIEKQIDEMQSNTESAVNAIGSVSEVIEQVNTISQTIVSAVEEQSATVNDIVQSITGVSTGSQEVSKNVTESATGLSEISSTITDVNGAVGDTAKGIVQVKSSSEELAKLSENLKSLLGQFKV; encoded by the coding sequence GTGTTTAAATTTAACGACATGAGTATCGGAAAAAAACTGGTCGCAGGAAATTGTTTTTTAATGTTTGTTTTAGCTTTGGGGGTAGGACTTTTGTCTATTAGGCAAACAACCAGGGCTTTGCAGGGGCAGGTGGAGGAGCTTATTCCGAGAATGGCAGGTGATAATGCATTGATAATTAGAAATGTGCTCGATAAATATCTCCTTACCATGGAAGTTATGGCTTCAAACCCTGATATACGATCCATGAACTGGAGCAGGCAGCGTGAGGTTCTGGAAGAGCAGACCGTTATGGGTGATTTTATGGGTATGGGAATAATTTTTCCTGATGGTACTGCAAGATACCCCGATGGAACAACTGCGCAGTTGGGAGATCGGGATTATTTCAAAAAAGCGATGGATGGGGAAATAAACTTTTCCAACGTGATTATTTCGCGTGTGACAAATTCGGCGGTAATGATGGCTGCCGCACCGGTAAGAGATATGAACCAGGATATTGCTGCAGTGCTTATTGCAAGGCTTGACGCTGGGTGGTTAAGTGAAACAACCGATAATCTTGGATATGGTGAAAATGGGTATGCCTATATAATCGATGGCAGCGGTGCTTTGATCGCTCATGAGGACAGGGACTTTGTCATGGAGCAGAGAAACTTTCTTGAGGAAGGAAAGGCGAACCGTGAATACGAAAACCTTTCAGCTATGTTTCAACGGATGGTGCGGGGTGAAACTGGTTTTGATGAGTATCCGTTCTTAGGCTCGGATAGATTCTTTGGTTATGCACCGATACCGGGAACTGGATGGTCTATTGCTATTGGTGCTCACAGAGCAGACGTTTTTCATCAGTTGTCAGTAGCCCGTAACATGATTATCACTCTTGTTATTATTCTTATGGCAGTAGGCTTTGTGGCAGTATTTGCCATGGCCCGAACCATCGTGCGACCAATACAGCAAACCACCTTGATGCTTAAGGACATTTCCGAAGGTGAAGGTGATCTTACCAAAAGATTAGATGTAGATAGTAAAGATGAAATAGGTGAAATGGCACTCTTTTTTAACCGGTTCGTTGAAAAGCTACAAAGTATCATCTCTACTGTCACAAACAATGCAGATACTGTAGCATCTTCTGCCACTGAGCTTTCAACGGTTTCAACCCAGATCGCCAGTAATGCTGAAGAGATGAGTACGCAGGTATCTTCGGTGGCCTCTTCTACCGAGCAGGCAACAACAAACATAAACTCCATCTCTTCAGCTGCAGAAGAGATGTCGGCATCTGCAAATTCTGTCGCCACTTCCATTGAGGAGATGAGTGCTTCTCTTAATGAAGTGTCAAGCAGCTGCGAAAAAGAGTTGAAAATTGCCGCAGAGGCAAATACACATGCTAAAAACAGCAAAGAGGTAATGGATAAACTTGGTGTAGCAGCTAAGTCAATTGGAAAAGTGGTGGAAGTGATCAATGATATTGCAGATCAAACCAATCTTCTCGCTCTTAATGCAACAATCGAGGCTGCATCAGCCGGAGATGCGGGAAAAGGGTTTGCTGTTGTTGCAAATGAAGTAAAGGAGCTTGCAAAGCAAACTGCCAGTGCGACTAAGGAGATAGAAAAGCAGATCGATGAGATGCAGAGCAATACCGAGTCTGCGGTGAACGCCATTGGTTCTGTATCTGAGGTTATTGAACAGGTAAACACCATCTCTCAGACTATTGTCAGTGCTGTTGAAGAGCAAAGTGCAACGGTTAATGATATTGTGCAAAGTATAACTGGTGTAAGCACAGGGTCACAGGAAGTATCCAAAAACGTTACCGAATCAGCAACCGGGCTTTCTGAGATCTCTTCAACCATTACGGATGTAAATGGCGCGGTAGGTGATACCGCCAAGGGAATTGTTCAGGTGAAATCGAGTTCAGAGGAGCTGGCTAAGCTGTCTGAAAATCTAAAGTCACTTTTAGGACAATTTAAGGTGTAA
- a CDS encoding GNAT family N-acetyltransferase produces the protein MQKNKNMHCNIMGDTIQLRQFDMNDFNCIRLWVNDKAVTKDLMDSDIFEHYHTEEETLGFLKSSLEIDLNRIRLVIAGREDNSYLGQLELFAFNENRTECEVDIVIANPNNWSLGIGSEAISLICNHMVEYYGIKRFRARIKHSNNRALKVAEKTGFKLRGVFENYSLFLKAENELG, from the coding sequence GTGCAGAAAAACAAAAACATGCATTGTAACATAATGGGTGATACAATTCAGTTAAGACAATTTGATATGAATGATTTTAATTGCATCCGTTTATGGGTAAATGATAAAGCAGTTACAAAAGATCTAATGGATTCTGACATCTTTGAACACTATCACACAGAAGAAGAAACTTTAGGTTTTCTGAAAAGCTCTTTAGAAATTGATCTCAACAGAATCCGTCTTGTTATTGCAGGCAGGGAAGACAACTCTTATTTAGGACAACTGGAATTATTCGCTTTTAATGAAAACAGAACTGAGTGCGAGGTGGACATTGTAATTGCCAACCCTAATAATTGGAGTTTGGGAATCGGCTCTGAAGCCATAAGTTTGATTTGTAACCATATGGTTGAATATTATGGTATAAAAAGATTTAGAGCCAGGATAAAACACAGCAATAACAGAGCTTTAAAAGTTGCCGAAAAAACCGGCTTTAAACTAAGAGGTGTTTTTGAAAATTACTCCTTGTTTTTAAAAGCAGAGAATGAATTGGGTTAA
- a CDS encoding BON domain-containing protein, whose product MALESEKIKEDVVNHLLWDSRLRSEKIDVSVTGNTVVLSGSVPSFRERMVAEADTWAVPGIASVENRVQIGDFSRVSDKQLMENAVTVLHLNEVTEDQKIAVNVEDGKFVLSGSVDEYWKKTYTVDLLAHVKGVIDIIDNMAVVPGNQIADESVAEDILEALKRQGKIDVSTITLEVSGGKAVIRGRVPDWQSFSDSYSILKNTKGVAEIRNELTIVPEGVE is encoded by the coding sequence ATGGCACTTGAAAGTGAAAAGATAAAAGAGGATGTTGTAAATCACCTTCTATGGGATAGTCGCTTAAGGTCTGAGAAGATTGATGTTTCTGTTACCGGAAATACTGTAGTGCTTTCAGGAAGTGTGCCTTCGTTCAGGGAAAGAATGGTGGCTGAGGCAGATACATGGGCTGTGCCGGGAATCGCTTCAGTTGAAAACAGAGTTCAGATTGGAGACTTCTCCCGAGTTTCAGACAAGCAGTTGATGGAAAATGCTGTGACTGTTTTACATCTCAATGAGGTAACAGAGGATCAAAAAATTGCCGTAAACGTAGAAGATGGGAAGTTTGTGCTCAGTGGCAGCGTGGATGAATACTGGAAAAAGACCTACACAGTGGATCTTTTAGCTCATGTAAAAGGAGTAATCGACATAATAGATAACATGGCTGTTGTTCCGGGCAATCAGATTGCAGATGAGTCGGTGGCTGAAGATATTTTGGAGGCGCTGAAACGACAGGGAAAAATCGATGTTTCGACTATAACGCTTGAGGTTAGTGGGGGCAAAGCTGTTATAAGGGGCAGAGTCCCTGACTGGCAGAGCTTTTCAGATTCTTACAGCATACTGAAGAATACAAAGGGAGTTGCTGAGATCAGAAACGAACTTACCATTGTACCTGAAGGGGTAGAGTAA
- a CDS encoding DUF2267 domain-containing protein codes for MKTSSQPFWEKVRELWHVIDDSERNRVTHFVLLNLRKRLPHQDARMIFDLLPSEIASLSAEPGIAVLEDKGHRPVLDVDKDEFIRLVSEQATVSEQTALQATIAVFGATRSLVPERESDHIRFILPKGLKEVWGGKGKPEE; via the coding sequence ATGAAAACATCATCACAACCTTTTTGGGAAAAAGTACGGGAGCTATGGCATGTTATAGACGATTCAGAGCGAAACAGAGTAACCCATTTTGTACTGCTTAACTTGAGAAAAAGATTGCCTCACCAGGATGCACGAATGATTTTTGATCTGCTCCCCTCAGAAATCGCCTCCCTTTCTGCTGAGCCTGGTATAGCGGTGCTTGAAGATAAAGGACACAGACCGGTACTTGATGTCGATAAAGATGAATTCATACGCTTGGTAAGCGAACAAGCAACGGTTTCTGAACAAACTGCTCTACAGGCTACTATCGCGGTATTTGGCGCAACCCGGTCTTTGGTGCCGGAGAGGGAATCTGATCATATTAGATTTATTTTGCCTAAAGGACTCAAAGAGGTTTGGGGTGGAAAGGGAAAACCAGAAGAGTAA
- a CDS encoding trypsin-like peptidase domain-containing protein — protein MLKNLIPLFLILAALNGQASSGRPPRGSIEFGADAPPIQWPPRDDEQYRNSFINIAREVAPSVVAVVPAGELPPSIPQSNKQQQQQGLGSGIIVSSEGHILTNYHVVANSEELTIHLLDKTVLSAKIIGSDSLTDVALLQITDDIPNDLPVAYLGDSDELQSGDMVAAIGSPFGLTSSITSGIVSALQRRVGLELAYQNFIQTDAAINPGNSGGALVNLDGAVIGINTLIFSTTGGFMGIGLAIPINLAKRVMEDLVYEGRVIRGFIGVAVKDITPEKREELGVDLTRGALISQVQDNQPAQRAGLRANDIITRINDKEIENANDLNNIVAAFRPGETVEVIFVREGNRYKTSIEIAERTESTQPHSPAELPMKQSD, from the coding sequence ATGCTTAAGAATCTCATACCTTTATTTTTAATTTTAGCCGCTTTAAATGGGCAGGCATCTTCAGGGCGTCCACCCAGGGGAAGTATTGAGTTTGGAGCAGATGCTCCGCCAATACAATGGCCCCCCCGTGACGACGAGCAGTACAGAAATTCATTTATAAACATTGCAAGAGAAGTTGCACCATCAGTAGTGGCAGTTGTACCAGCCGGTGAGCTTCCGCCTTCTATACCCCAGTCAAATAAGCAACAGCAACAGCAGGGGCTTGGTTCGGGAATAATAGTCTCCTCAGAAGGCCATATACTCACCAACTACCATGTTGTTGCCAATTCCGAGGAGCTGACTATTCACCTTCTGGACAAAACAGTCTTAAGCGCCAAAATTATCGGAAGCGATTCTTTAACCGATGTAGCGCTTTTACAGATAACCGACGATATCCCAAACGATCTTCCCGTGGCATATCTTGGAGACTCCGATGAGCTTCAGTCCGGTGATATGGTCGCAGCAATAGGAAGCCCTTTTGGCCTCACCTCTTCCATAACCTCCGGCATCGTCTCGGCGCTGCAAAGAAGAGTGGGTCTTGAGCTCGCCTATCAGAATTTTATTCAAACTGATGCAGCCATAAACCCGGGTAATTCAGGCGGGGCTTTGGTTAATCTTGATGGAGCGGTGATAGGAATCAACACTCTTATCTTTTCCACTACGGGAGGATTTATGGGTATCGGTCTAGCGATTCCCATAAATCTGGCAAAACGGGTAATGGAGGATCTGGTGTATGAAGGGCGTGTGATCAGGGGCTTTATTGGTGTGGCAGTGAAGGATATAACTCCCGAAAAGAGAGAGGAGTTAGGTGTTGATCTCACCAGGGGAGCACTGATAAGCCAGGTCCAGGATAACCAACCAGCCCAAAGAGCTGGCTTACGTGCAAATGACATAATCACAAGAATAAATGATAAGGAGATTGAAAATGCAAATGATCTGAATAACATTGTTGCCGCTTTTAGACCAGGTGAAACAGTTGAAGTGATATTTGTAAGAGAGGGAAACAGGTATAAAACGAGCATAGAGATTGCTGAACGCACAGAGTCAACACAACCCCATTCCCCTGCCGAATTACCCATGAAACAATCGGATTAG
- a CDS encoding NAD(P)H-binding protein, whose product MILITDVSSRMGSHLAMDFLKSGQKVRGIDESRGQMARLISEGLDAATGQIDDPVFLSSTFEQVESVFFIIPLHANREDSYRHYFINLANTMTKVVRESAVRNIFLISSMGADEKEEAGFLSAYGEVEEILDTLELETITLIRPGYFMDHLLPKISMIRTKDMIGDVINGDTPLYFTSIKDVASTITTMYQENSFFGRSKVELYSDKMSLRRAVKIIGEYIDIPELPFVQMGDQEYRNHLLEEGASISFANMYTEMAHAISRGAMVPALIDPQTPNLPTRVEEFIENVFVPAYKSGSEEL is encoded by the coding sequence ATGATACTTATTACTGATGTAAGCAGCAGAATGGGGTCTCACTTAGCGATGGATTTTCTAAAATCGGGGCAGAAAGTCAGAGGAATCGATGAATCCCGGGGGCAAATGGCCAGACTTATAAGTGAGGGGCTGGATGCTGCAACAGGGCAGATCGATGATCCTGTCTTTCTCTCAAGCACCTTCGAACAGGTAGAATCGGTCTTCTTTATAATCCCTCTGCACGCAAACAGGGAAGACAGTTACCGGCACTATTTTATAAATCTCGCAAACACAATGACTAAGGTGGTACGGGAGTCTGCGGTAAGAAACATCTTCCTTATCTCAAGCATGGGTGCGGATGAAAAAGAGGAGGCTGGTTTTCTAAGTGCGTATGGTGAAGTAGAAGAGATCCTTGATACTCTGGAGCTTGAAACGATCACCCTTATTCGTCCCGGCTACTTTATGGATCATCTGTTGCCTAAAATCTCTATGATCCGTACAAAAGACATGATTGGTGATGTAATCAATGGTGATACTCCGCTCTATTTTACCAGTATAAAAGATGTGGCTTCCACGATTACCACAATGTATCAGGAGAACAGTTTTTTTGGACGTTCGAAGGTGGAACTGTACAGTGATAAAATGTCCCTCAGAAGAGCAGTGAAGATAATCGGGGAATATATCGATATCCCTGAGCTGCCCTTTGTTCAAATGGGGGATCAGGAATACAGAAACCATCTGCTGGAAGAAGGGGCTTCTATATCTTTTGCCAACATGTACACCGAGATGGCTCATGCCATAAGCAGGGGGGCTATGGTTCCGGCTCTTATCGATCCACAAACCCCTAATCTCCCCACACGGGTCGAAGAGTTCATAGAGAATGTGTTTGTTCCTGCGTATAAAAGCGGCTCAGAAGAACTATAA
- a CDS encoding hybrid sensor histidine kinase/response regulator, whose protein sequence is MQTPIKILYLQANSSDTIRIEDLLSKVSPGFELLAISNKADFVEKSAKGLHDLIIIDFQHPQISATNEIEVIKERLPGVPVVILSDPIGEERAIECIKAGAYDFVLKENLSRLSNTVEKLFGEEKRAGGRINDCREEIAEKNRELKNVDSLKNEFIYRVTHEMRTPITAIRGFTDTLLSEDIPITSEENKEFLQIISKESHRLSRIVNRLQTIAKMQQGTLNIKTKPIELSEVLSESVNETVAPKGVVLEIESTETANINADKNLMKVALDTILDHAVRHTSPTGRVVATLEVSEDSSAHLSIRDSGPGIMPDQLHKVFDIFYSVETQSQKKKEGIGLSVAKSIIEHHGGTIWAHSTPGEGTTIHVTLPLYQ, encoded by the coding sequence ATGCAAACACCGATTAAAATCCTCTACCTTCAAGCTAACAGCTCAGATACAATTCGCATAGAAGATCTTTTAAGTAAGGTTAGCCCTGGTTTTGAATTATTGGCAATTTCAAATAAAGCTGATTTTGTAGAAAAATCAGCAAAAGGATTACACGATCTAATCATTATCGACTTCCAGCATCCTCAAATTAGTGCCACAAACGAGATAGAGGTAATCAAAGAGAGATTGCCTGGAGTACCTGTAGTTATCCTCTCCGATCCAATCGGAGAGGAACGGGCAATAGAGTGTATAAAAGCCGGTGCTTACGACTTTGTACTTAAAGAAAACCTGAGTCGACTCAGCAATACAGTAGAAAAGCTGTTTGGTGAAGAGAAGCGAGCAGGGGGCAGGATAAACGATTGCAGGGAAGAGATAGCCGAGAAAAACAGAGAGCTTAAAAACGTTGATTCTCTGAAAAATGAGTTTATCTACAGGGTAACCCATGAGATGCGTACCCCTATAACAGCTATAAGGGGATTTACCGACACACTTCTTTCAGAGGATATACCAATTACCTCAGAAGAGAACAAGGAGTTTTTACAAATAATTTCAAAGGAATCACATCGACTTTCAAGGATTGTGAACCGGCTTCAAACAATCGCCAAAATGCAACAGGGTACATTAAATATTAAAACCAAACCAATTGAGCTTAGTGAAGTTCTGTCCGAATCGGTGAACGAAACAGTTGCTCCTAAGGGAGTGGTACTAGAGATTGAATCTACAGAAACAGCTAACATTAACGCTGATAAGAATCTCATGAAGGTGGCGCTTGATACGATCCTGGACCATGCGGTTCGCCACACCTCTCCCACCGGCAGGGTAGTAGCGACTCTTGAAGTTTCAGAGGACTCCAGTGCACATCTTTCCATCCGTGACTCCGGACCAGGTATCATGCCCGATCAACTCCATAAGGTCTTCGATATCTTCTACAGCGTCGAAACGCAGTCTCAGAAAAAGAAAGAGGGCATAGGGCTATCAGTAGCCAAATCGATAATAGAGCACCATGGGGGGACTATTTGGGCACATTCCACACCAGGTGAAGGCACCACTATTCATGTAACACTGCCTCTTTACCAATAA